The Mangrovibacterium diazotrophicum genome has a segment encoding these proteins:
- a CDS encoding 50S ribosomal protein L25/general stress protein Ctc, with translation MKSVAINGELRSAIGKKDSKKLRAEEKVPCVLYGGEEPIHFQADAAEFRKIVYTPNVYLINLTVDGKEHTAIMQDIQWHAVEEQILHIDFLKVDPTKPIKVEVPVKVEGYAKGMRAGGKMKLNLRRLKVKGLATDLPDSIKLNIDHLELGQSIKVGQISVDNLEIMNSKSIPAVTIMITRAARAAMNAAAAATPAKGKKK, from the coding sequence ATGAAATCAGTAGCAATTAATGGCGAATTGAGATCAGCCATTGGTAAAAAAGATTCAAAAAAATTAAGAGCTGAAGAAAAAGTACCTTGTGTACTTTACGGTGGTGAAGAACCAATTCACTTCCAGGCTGACGCTGCAGAGTTCCGTAAAATCGTTTATACTCCGAACGTTTACCTGATCAACCTGACAGTAGACGGTAAAGAGCACACTGCGATTATGCAAGACATTCAATGGCATGCGGTTGAAGAACAAATCCTTCACATCGACTTCCTGAAAGTAGATCCTACAAAACCGATCAAAGTTGAAGTTCCTGTAAAAGTTGAAGGTTACGCAAAAGGTATGCGTGCAGGGGGTAAAATGAAATTGAACCTTCGTCGTTTGAAAGTAAAAGGTTTGGCAACAGATCTTCCGGATTCAATCAAATTGAACATCGACCACCTGGAGTTGGGTCAAAGTATTAAAGTAGGTCAAATTTCTGTGGACAACCTGGAAATTATGAACTCAAAATCAATTCCTGCTGTAACAATCATGATTACACGTGCTGCACGTGCTGCCATGAATGCTGCCGCTGCTGCAACTCCGGCAAAAGGAAAGAAAAAGTAA
- a CDS encoding ribose-phosphate pyrophosphokinase yields the protein MGSKKPLKIFTGTATTYLTSKICNSVGVDLGKSSCPVFADGEFEPCYEETIRGSHVFIVQSTFPPSDNLMELLLMIDAAKRASAYKIIAVLPYFGFARQDRKDKPRVSIGAKLVADLLSAAGVDRVITMDLHADQIQGFFNVPVDHLYASSLFIPFIKKMGLRDVVIASPDVGGTKRANTYAKMLGTDMVICHKSRAKANVIGDMTLIGDVRDKDVIIVDDLIDTAGTITTAAGLMIKEGANSVRAFAAHGLLSEPAYERIENSALQEVYFTDSIPPKRESSKIKYISVAGAFGEAIMRVYKNESISSLYFK from the coding sequence ATGGGAAGCAAGAAACCCCTTAAAATTTTTACAGGAACAGCCACAACGTATTTAACTTCAAAAATTTGCAACAGTGTCGGAGTAGATCTTGGTAAGTCAAGCTGCCCCGTTTTCGCTGATGGTGAATTTGAACCATGTTACGAAGAGACCATCCGCGGGTCTCATGTTTTTATTGTCCAGTCTACTTTTCCGCCAAGCGACAACCTGATGGAATTGTTGTTGATGATTGACGCTGCCAAACGTGCTTCAGCATACAAAATTATTGCTGTGTTGCCATACTTTGGTTTTGCCCGTCAGGACCGTAAAGACAAACCGCGTGTTTCAATTGGTGCCAAATTGGTTGCCGATTTGTTGTCGGCCGCCGGTGTCGACCGTGTGATCACGATGGATTTACACGCCGACCAAATTCAAGGATTTTTCAATGTCCCTGTTGATCATCTGTATGCTTCGTCACTCTTTATCCCGTTTATTAAAAAAATGGGCTTGCGCGACGTCGTAATCGCATCGCCTGACGTAGGTGGTACAAAACGGGCCAACACTTACGCCAAGATGTTGGGTACCGACATGGTTATTTGCCACAAATCGCGCGCTAAAGCGAATGTGATTGGCGACATGACCCTGATTGGTGACGTTCGCGATAAAGATGTAATCATCGTAGACGACCTGATCGATACTGCCGGTACAATTACAACTGCTGCCGGCCTGATGATCAAAGAAGGAGCGAACTCGGTTCGTGCATTTGCTGCTCACGGTTTATTATCGGAACCAGCTTACGAACGTATTGAGAATTCAGCTCTGCAGGAAGTTTATTTTACCGATTCAATTCCTCCAAAACGCGAGTCTTCAAAAATAAAATACATCTCTGTAGCAGGTGCTTTCGGCGAAGCGATTATGCGAGTATATAAAAATGAGTCAATCAGCTCGTTGTATTTCAAGTAA
- a CDS encoding thiol-disulfide oxidoreductase DCC family protein has translation MIELPEGKSLILFDGYCHLCSGVVQRILKFDSKRIFVFAPLESEVGTKWRAHFQIPDSVDSIILIEKSEAFIYADAALKIAGELGGIWRIFQIGYMLPKSWRDAIYRWIARNRMHWFGRRSACWLPDDSLKDRFL, from the coding sequence ATGATTGAACTACCCGAAGGCAAGAGTCTGATTTTGTTTGACGGGTATTGTCATTTATGCAGCGGAGTCGTTCAGCGAATCCTTAAGTTCGACTCAAAACGAATTTTTGTGTTCGCTCCATTGGAAAGTGAAGTCGGAACGAAATGGAGAGCCCATTTTCAGATTCCGGATTCAGTCGATTCCATTATCCTCATCGAAAAATCAGAAGCTTTTATTTATGCCGACGCAGCGCTGAAAATTGCCGGAGAGCTTGGAGGAATCTGGCGCATTTTTCAAATTGGCTACATGTTGCCCAAAAGCTGGCGGGATGCAATTTATCGTTGGATTGCCCGCAATCGGATGCATTGGTTCGGGCGTCGCAGCGCTTGTTGGTTGCCCGATGATTCGCTGAAAGATCGCTTTTTGTAG
- a CDS encoding DUF4924 family protein has product MLIAQEKRKTNIAEYILYIWQLEDLFRALNFDMEKVGSVLVSQFNVDENTRLDIYQYYKNMVLMMEKEQVKEKGHIQAIKNVTDDLNHFHLLLLKSPDDRQYKALYQIAKPLLDEFRLKSNDVNAHDVQVMLQALYSVMLLKLQQKPITKGTEQATGHISKLAGHLAARFKQNEEGDFDLYE; this is encoded by the coding sequence ATGCTGATTGCTCAAGAAAAAAGAAAAACAAATATCGCAGAATACATCCTGTATATCTGGCAGCTGGAGGACTTGTTTAGAGCCTTGAACTTCGATATGGAGAAAGTGGGCTCGGTACTGGTGTCTCAATTCAATGTTGATGAAAACACCCGCCTCGACATCTACCAATACTATAAAAATATGGTGTTGATGATGGAAAAGGAGCAGGTCAAAGAAAAAGGACACATCCAGGCCATTAAGAACGTGACCGACGATTTAAATCATTTTCACCTTTTGCTGCTAAAATCTCCGGACGATCGCCAATACAAAGCGCTCTACCAAATTGCCAAGCCGCTGCTCGACGAGTTCAGGCTGAAAAGCAATGATGTGAATGCGCATGATGTGCAGGTGATGCTTCAAGCGCTCTACAGTGTGATGTTGCTGAAACTTCAGCAAAAGCCGATTACAAAGGGAACCGAACAGGCAACCGGACACATCAGCAAGCTGGCCGGCCACCTGGCAGCACGGTTCAAACAAAACGAAGAAGGTGATTTCGATCTGTACGAATAA
- the yihA gene encoding ribosome biogenesis GTP-binding protein YihA/YsxC, whose amino-acid sequence MEIKTARFLMSNSSVQKCPDPNMPEFAFIGRSNVGKSSLINMLTNHKKLAKTSGRPGKTQLINHFVINDNWYLVDLPGYGYAKVSKNQRNKFQAYISDYIINRENLYCLFVLVDCRHEPQKIDMEFIEWLGEKQIPFALIFTKSDKLGKNQLHSNVAAYKKQLRKTWEELPPIFMSSAETGFGKEEILNFIAETDPSLENMV is encoded by the coding sequence ATGGAAATAAAGACTGCCCGTTTTTTGATGAGTAACTCCAGCGTACAGAAGTGCCCGGATCCCAACATGCCCGAATTTGCTTTTATCGGACGTTCCAATGTTGGCAAATCCTCGCTCATCAACATGCTGACAAACCACAAGAAACTGGCAAAAACTTCAGGCCGCCCCGGCAAAACACAGCTCATCAACCACTTTGTCATTAACGATAATTGGTACCTGGTCGATTTGCCCGGATATGGCTACGCCAAAGTGTCTAAAAACCAACGCAATAAATTCCAGGCCTACATCTCCGACTACATCATCAACCGCGAAAACCTCTATTGCCTTTTCGTATTGGTCGATTGCCGTCACGAACCGCAAAAAATCGACATGGAGTTTATTGAATGGCTGGGTGAGAAGCAAATTCCATTCGCCCTGATATTTACCAAGAGCGACAAGCTCGGAAAAAACCAGCTGCACAGCAATGTAGCTGCCTACAAAAAACAACTTCGAAAAACCTGGGAAGAACTTCCCCCCATTTTCATGAGCTCGGCAGAAACCGGCTTTGGTAAGGAAGAAATTCTCAATTTCATAGCAGAAACCGACCCCAGCCTTGAAAACATGGTCTAA
- the pth gene encoding aminoacyl-tRNA hydrolase has product MKYLITGLGNPGKEYENTRHNIGFKILDALADASNIVFSDRRYGYVAEFKFKSRTYILLKPTTYMNLSGQAVRYWLKEEKIPIENLLVLTDDLALPFGTLRLRAKGGDAGHNGLKSIQECLGRNDYARLRFGIGDDFRRGQQVNYVLGEWSKDEALDLPLKIDTSIEIIKSFGTIGIAQTMNEFNKRK; this is encoded by the coding sequence ATGAAATATCTGATAACTGGATTAGGAAATCCGGGGAAGGAGTACGAAAACACCCGGCACAACATCGGGTTTAAAATATTGGACGCTCTGGCAGATGCGTCCAATATTGTTTTTAGCGACCGCCGTTACGGCTATGTGGCTGAATTCAAATTCAAATCCCGGACATATATTCTGCTGAAACCGACCACCTACATGAACTTGAGTGGTCAGGCTGTACGATACTGGTTGAAAGAAGAGAAAATACCAATCGAAAACCTGTTGGTGTTGACCGATGATTTGGCTCTCCCTTTCGGCACCCTGCGCCTGCGCGCTAAAGGCGGCGATGCCGGTCACAACGGGCTGAAAAGCATTCAGGAATGTTTGGGCCGCAACGACTATGCACGCCTTCGCTTCGGCATTGGCGACGATTTCCGCAGAGGTCAGCAAGTGAACTACGTTTTGGGCGAATGGAGCAAGGACGAAGCGCTCGACCTGCCCTTGAAAATTGATACCAGTATTGAAATCATCAAAAGTTTCGGGACAATTGGAATTGCCCAAACGATGAACGAATTCAACAAGCGTAAGTAA
- a CDS encoding Dabb family protein has product MLNHVVLFKFKAYPSDEKQEKLNQLKAALLGLKEKIAELKYIEVGTNYELDAKSFDLCLITHFENEADLKTYAVHPEHLKVVELVKEFTENRAAVDFEF; this is encoded by the coding sequence ATGTTGAATCACGTTGTGCTATTTAAATTCAAAGCATATCCTTCCGACGAGAAACAAGAAAAATTAAACCAACTAAAAGCTGCTCTGCTTGGACTGAAAGAAAAAATCGCTGAATTGAAGTACATTGAGGTAGGCACCAACTACGAACTCGATGCAAAATCATTCGATCTTTGTTTGATTACTCATTTCGAGAACGAAGCCGACCTGAAAACGTACGCTGTTCACCCCGAACACCTGAAAGTTGTTGAACTGGTAAAAGAGTTCACCGAAAATCGGGCTGCGGTAGATTTCGAATTTTAA
- a CDS encoding RNA-binding S4 domain-containing protein encodes MEHQVRIDKWLWAVRLFKTRSQATEACRKGRVMVDKVQVKPSRMIKLGDIVQIKKSPITYSFKVLGLIEKRVGAKLVAEHMLDVTPKEELDILETQKHMFILQRDRGTGRPTKKERRDLDDFFETDEHDWEADWDF; translated from the coding sequence ATGGAGCACCAGGTACGAATCGATAAATGGCTTTGGGCTGTGCGCCTGTTCAAAACGCGCAGCCAGGCAACCGAGGCCTGCCGCAAAGGACGGGTCATGGTCGACAAAGTACAGGTAAAGCCTTCACGAATGATCAAGCTGGGCGACATTGTCCAGATCAAGAAATCGCCCATTACCTACAGCTTTAAAGTATTGGGGTTGATTGAAAAACGCGTAGGTGCCAAACTGGTGGCCGAGCACATGCTGGATGTGACTCCGAAAGAAGAACTGGATATCCTGGAGACACAAAAACACATGTTTATCCTGCAGCGTGATCGCGGAACCGGCCGGCCAACCAAAAAAGAACGTCGCGACCTGGATGATTTCTTTGAAACCGACGAACACGACTGGGAAGCCGATTGGGATTTTTAA
- a CDS encoding type I phosphomannose isomerase catalytic subunit, which yields MQNLYPLKFTPLYHDKIWGGHKLKTALGKDFGDLPNCGESWELSGVTGNISEVSNGFLAGNNLEELIEVYMGDLVGDKVYEKFSVEFPLLIKFIDANDDLSVQVHPNDEMAKERHQAFGKTEMWYVLQADKGSKLQVGFNGPMDKETYLKKMEQKEIMDVLNFVEVEAGDVFFMPAGRVHAIGKGIMVAEIQQTSDITYRIYDYDRKDANGNERELHTELAVDAIDFTYNDSYKTDYTIEKNKRTDVVKCNYFNTGILEFDATIEKDIYGLDSFVIYICVEGEYEISTADYTEKVKMGETILVPASVHQYKLKPLSPNVKVLEVHL from the coding sequence ATGCAGAACCTTTATCCTCTTAAATTCACACCACTTTACCACGACAAGATCTGGGGTGGTCATAAGTTGAAAACAGCCCTTGGCAAAGATTTCGGCGACCTGCCCAACTGTGGCGAAAGCTGGGAACTTTCGGGCGTTACCGGTAATATTTCGGAAGTTAGCAACGGCTTTTTAGCTGGCAACAACCTCGAAGAACTCATCGAAGTTTACATGGGCGACCTGGTTGGCGACAAAGTATATGAAAAATTCAGCGTTGAATTTCCATTGCTGATCAAGTTCATCGACGCCAACGACGACCTGTCGGTTCAAGTTCACCCGAACGACGAAATGGCCAAAGAACGTCACCAGGCGTTCGGAAAAACCGAAATGTGGTACGTGCTGCAGGCCGACAAAGGCTCCAAATTGCAGGTTGGGTTCAATGGCCCAATGGACAAAGAGACCTATTTGAAAAAGATGGAGCAAAAAGAAATCATGGACGTGCTGAACTTCGTTGAAGTTGAAGCTGGCGATGTTTTCTTCATGCCGGCCGGACGTGTCCACGCAATTGGCAAAGGAATTATGGTGGCTGAAATTCAACAGACATCAGACATCACTTACCGTATTTACGACTACGACCGTAAAGATGCCAACGGCAACGAACGCGAACTGCACACCGAGTTGGCAGTCGACGCCATCGACTTCACTTACAACGACAGCTACAAAACCGATTATACAATCGAAAAAAATAAACGAACTGATGTTGTCAAATGTAACTACTTCAATACCGGCATCCTCGAATTCGACGCCACCATTGAAAAAGACATTTACGGTTTAGACTCGTTCGTTATTTATATTTGTGTTGAAGGCGAATATGAAATCAGCACCGCCGACTACACGGAAAAAGTAAAAATGGGCGAAACAATTCTGGTTCCCGCTTCTGTACACCAGTACAAACTGAAACCACTTAGCCCGAACGTAAAAGTATTGGAAGTACATTTATAG
- a CDS encoding DUF4412 domain-containing protein — protein MKKAIQLMAAITALLFLSAQPAKAQLLKKLQDKVNKKIENRIDQEADEQIDKTLDQVFEGDSTSAQTNDDSSDLSDQQRMSNIMKGLGMSGEPVPIADSYHFQSKIQMHIESYDDKGKLESDGEFITWVSPSMKNFAYEFVSGNIARDGKGLIIMDVENNAMIILSEEDSKKTGIVYGFNPDAFSSWSDSLADYEDYEPANVNLNPYLEKTGRTKTISGYSCDEYHYNNPEEDTEANFWLSKEADFSTKDMISSIFKTASYSNGMPWGFIMESESWNKNTKERNLMKVTEINKNANTRFNLSDYQITNLGSMNIPAGN, from the coding sequence ATGAAAAAAGCGATTCAACTCATGGCTGCTATCACAGCCCTACTCTTTCTTTCCGCACAACCAGCAAAAGCACAACTTTTAAAAAAACTCCAGGACAAGGTCAACAAGAAAATTGAAAACCGGATCGATCAGGAAGCTGACGAACAAATCGATAAAACCCTCGACCAGGTTTTTGAAGGCGATTCAACTTCGGCACAAACAAACGACGACTCCAGTGACCTTAGCGACCAGCAACGCATGAGCAACATCATGAAAGGCCTGGGCATGAGCGGCGAACCAGTGCCAATTGCCGACAGCTACCACTTCCAATCCAAGATACAGATGCATATTGAAAGCTACGACGACAAAGGTAAACTGGAGAGTGACGGAGAGTTTATCACCTGGGTGAGCCCGTCGATGAAAAACTTTGCCTACGAATTTGTTTCCGGCAACATTGCCCGCGACGGGAAAGGCCTGATCATTATGGATGTGGAGAATAATGCCATGATCATTTTGAGTGAAGAAGATTCAAAAAAGACGGGAATTGTTTACGGGTTCAACCCCGATGCATTTTCGAGTTGGAGCGATTCGCTGGCCGACTACGAAGATTATGAACCGGCAAATGTCAACCTGAATCCCTATCTGGAAAAAACAGGACGGACCAAAACCATTTCGGGCTATAGCTGCGACGAATACCATTACAACAACCCGGAGGAAGATACCGAAGCCAATTTCTGGCTCAGCAAAGAAGCCGATTTTTCAACAAAAGATATGATTAGCTCCATCTTCAAGACAGCCAGCTATTCGAATGGCATGCCGTGGGGCTTTATTATGGAATCGGAATCGTGGAACAAAAACACGAAGGAAAGAAACCTGATGAAGGTGACCGAAATCAATAAAAACGCCAATACCCGCTTTAACCTATCCGACTACCAGATTACAAACCTGGGAAGTATGAATATTCCCGCAGGGAACTAA
- the smpB gene encoding SsrA-binding protein SmpB: MAHKPVNINIKNKRAYFEFEILEKFVAGIQLVGTEIKSIRNSKASIVEAFCRFAKDELYVVNMNISEYDFGNINNHAARRDRKLLLNRKELEKLQKKIKESGLTIVPLKLFISEKGIAKLEIGLAKGKKLHDKRETLKQKDASRDMDRAMKF, translated from the coding sequence ACCAGTCAATATCAACATCAAAAACAAACGGGCTTACTTCGAATTTGAAATTCTGGAGAAATTCGTTGCGGGAATCCAATTGGTTGGCACCGAAATTAAATCCATTCGTAACAGTAAAGCCAGCATTGTGGAAGCGTTTTGCCGCTTTGCCAAAGACGAGCTTTACGTGGTGAACATGAATATTTCGGAATACGACTTCGGAAACATCAACAACCATGCTGCACGCCGAGACCGGAAATTATTGCTGAACCGAAAGGAACTGGAAAAACTGCAGAAGAAGATCAAAGAGAGTGGTTTAACGATTGTCCCACTGAAGCTTTTCATTAGCGAAAAGGGAATCGCCAAACTGGAGATCGGACTGGCAAAAGGAAAAAAACTGCACGACAAACGTGAAACCCTGAAACAAAAAGATGCCAGCCGCGACATGGATCGGGCCATGAAGTTCTAG
- a CDS encoding ribonuclease H-like domain-containing protein: MLYNLNIEDVLFLDIETVPQYPAFSEVPEKFQKLWESKSTFFRKEDQTPGEVYERAGIYAEFGRIICISAGFVVQKNGDRVFRVKSFYDDDERKLLSDFNNMLDKFTSHTSRCICAHNGQEFDYPYIARRSLILGVRLPRILNIAGMKPWDVKDKLLDTLQLWKFGDFKNYTSLSLLCAAFDIPTPKDDIDGSQVASVYFEENDIDRIIRYCEKDTLAVANLMLRYKGEDIISMDQMEIVP; the protein is encoded by the coding sequence ATGCTGTACAACCTCAATATTGAAGACGTTCTTTTTTTGGATATCGAAACGGTGCCTCAATACCCGGCTTTCAGCGAGGTGCCCGAAAAGTTTCAAAAGCTTTGGGAAAGCAAGTCCACTTTCTTCCGGAAGGAGGATCAGACGCCGGGCGAAGTTTACGAGCGGGCCGGTATCTATGCCGAGTTCGGGCGTATTATTTGTATTTCGGCTGGTTTTGTCGTGCAGAAGAACGGCGATCGGGTGTTTCGGGTAAAATCTTTTTATGATGACGACGAGCGAAAATTGCTGTCCGACTTCAATAACATGCTCGATAAATTTACCTCGCACACGTCACGTTGTATTTGTGCCCACAACGGCCAGGAGTTTGACTATCCGTACATCGCGCGACGCTCGTTGATTTTGGGAGTGCGCTTGCCTCGAATTCTGAACATTGCCGGCATGAAACCCTGGGATGTGAAAGACAAGTTGCTAGATACGCTGCAGCTTTGGAAGTTCGGTGATTTTAAAAATTACACCTCACTAAGTTTGTTGTGCGCCGCTTTCGACATTCCGACCCCAAAGGATGATATTGACGGAAGCCAGGTGGCTTCGGTTTATTTCGAGGAGAATGATATCGACCGGATCATTCGTTATTGCGAAAAGGATACCTTGGCGGTTGCCAACCTCATGTTGCGTTACAAGGGCGAGGACATCATTTCGATGGATCAGATGGAAATCGTTCCTTAA
- the udk gene encoding uridine kinase: MIIIGIAGGTGSGKTTVVNKIANQFSESEVAILSQDSYYKDNSHLTLEERRLLNFDHPDSIEFSLLNKHLEQLKKGMPIEEPEYSYLTCTRSEQTTTVQPKPVVIVEGILVLANSSLRKLMDIKVFVDCDSDLRLSRVIQRDIIERGRDVQSTLTRYEETVRPSHLQFIEPTKRFADIIVPEGGNNEVAIRILTNFIKQIL; the protein is encoded by the coding sequence ATGATCATCATTGGCATTGCAGGTGGCACTGGATCAGGCAAAACAACTGTTGTTAACAAAATCGCAAATCAGTTTTCCGAGTCAGAAGTGGCCATTTTATCGCAGGACTCCTATTACAAAGATAACAGTCACTTAACACTCGAGGAGAGACGTTTGCTGAATTTTGACCACCCGGATTCGATTGAGTTTTCCTTATTGAACAAACATTTGGAGCAATTGAAAAAGGGAATGCCGATTGAAGAACCGGAATACTCGTATCTGACTTGTACCCGTTCCGAACAAACAACCACTGTTCAACCCAAGCCCGTTGTCATTGTCGAGGGGATTTTGGTGCTGGCTAACTCCAGCCTCCGCAAGCTGATGGATATCAAGGTTTTTGTGGATTGCGATTCGGATCTGAGGCTGTCGCGGGTTATTCAGCGCGACATTATTGAACGTGGACGTGACGTTCAGTCAACATTGACCCGCTACGAAGAAACGGTGCGTCCGAGCCATTTGCAGTTTATTGAACCGACCAAACGCTTCGCCGACATCATCGTGCCGGAGGGCGGAAACAACGAAGTGGCCATTCGTATTTTGACCAATTTCATCAAGCAAATTTTATAA